A single genomic interval of Asinibacterium sp. OR53 harbors:
- the infC gene encoding translation initiation factor IF-3, whose protein sequence is MALPPRGGGRFNPRFNRQPEPEHRINERIRVPQVRLVGDNVTVGVYSTQEALKIAKDQELDLVEISPTADPPVCKVIDYKKFLYEKKKKEKEMKANSKQSEVKEIRFTPGTDDHDFDFKAKHAEKFLKEGNKVKAYVQFKGRAIMFQDRGQLLLLKFAERLAEAGALESMPKLEGKRMFAIFTPKTGKKK, encoded by the coding sequence ATGGCATTACCACCAAGAGGGGGCGGAAGATTCAACCCCAGGTTTAACAGGCAACCGGAGCCTGAACATCGTATCAACGAGAGAATCCGGGTACCGCAGGTGCGTTTGGTTGGAGATAACGTAACTGTGGGTGTTTATTCAACCCAGGAAGCATTGAAGATTGCAAAAGATCAGGAGCTTGACCTGGTTGAAATATCTCCGACAGCAGATCCTCCGGTTTGTAAGGTAATCGACTATAAAAAATTCCTTTACGAGAAGAAGAAGAAGGAAAAAGAGATGAAGGCTAATTCCAAGCAGAGCGAGGTAAAAGAAATCCGCTTTACGCCTGGAACCGATGACCATGATTTCGACTTCAAAGCCAAGCATGCAGAAAAATTCCTCAAAGAAGGTAATAAAGTAAAAGCCTATGTACAGTTCAAGGGACGTGCCATCATGTTCCAGGACAGGGGGCAGTTGTTGCTACTGAAATTCGCCGAAAGGCTGGCTGAGGCCGGTGCACTGGAAAGCATGCCCAAACTGGAAGGCAAGCGTATGTTCGCCATCTTCACTCCTAAAACAGGAAAGAAAAAATAA
- a CDS encoding decarboxylase: protein MNNSYTSLVNQTFHFPQDGFDVNDDGYLQFNELDLKALIAKYGTPMKLTYLPKIGMQINKAKQMFAHAFKKHKYEGDYFYCYCTKSSHFSFVVEEALKHNIHLETSFAYDIEIVNRLYERRKINKETFIICNGYKQKSYTSRIAKLINSGFKNVIPILDNKDELTAYKRSVKQPFRLGIRVAAEEEPTFPFYTSRLGIRAKDILEFYVDEIEGYEDKFQLKMLHIFLNKGIKDDIYYWSELNKIINLYCQLKKICPELDSINIGGGFPIKHSLGFEYDYQFMINEIVSNIKKACKKAKVPMPNIYTEFGSYTVGESMAHIYSVLGQKIQNDRECWYMIDSSFITTLPDTWGIGEKFLMLPVNKWDNEYQRVVLGGITCDSHDYYDSEEHINEVFLPKLTSPEPSDEQANKEPLYVGFFHTGAYQDQISGYGGIKHCLIPSPKHVIVEYDKNGKLIDWLYAKEQSAQSMLKILGYLR from the coding sequence ATGAACAATAGCTACACCTCGCTGGTGAACCAAACCTTCCATTTCCCGCAAGATGGATTTGATGTTAATGACGATGGTTACCTGCAATTCAATGAGCTCGATCTCAAAGCACTGATAGCAAAGTACGGCACGCCCATGAAGCTGACCTACCTGCCCAAGATCGGTATGCAAATCAACAAGGCCAAGCAGATGTTTGCCCACGCGTTCAAGAAACACAAATACGAGGGCGACTATTTTTATTGTTATTGTACCAAGAGTTCGCATTTTTCTTTTGTGGTGGAGGAAGCGCTCAAACACAATATACACCTGGAGACTTCTTTCGCTTACGATATCGAGATCGTGAACCGCCTTTACGAGCGCAGGAAGATCAACAAAGAAACTTTTATCATTTGTAACGGCTACAAGCAGAAATCGTATACATCGCGTATTGCCAAGCTCATCAATTCGGGCTTTAAAAATGTAATTCCCATCCTGGATAATAAAGACGAGCTTACTGCGTATAAAAGAAGCGTTAAACAACCGTTCCGCCTGGGTATCCGCGTGGCTGCAGAAGAAGAGCCCACCTTTCCTTTTTATACCTCGCGCCTGGGTATCCGTGCCAAAGACATTCTGGAATTTTATGTAGATGAGATAGAAGGATATGAAGATAAGTTCCAGTTGAAAATGCTGCACATTTTCCTCAACAAAGGCATCAAAGATGATATCTATTACTGGTCGGAGCTGAACAAGATCATCAACCTGTATTGCCAGTTGAAGAAGATATGTCCGGAGTTGGATTCTATCAACATCGGTGGCGGTTTCCCCATCAAACACTCACTGGGCTTTGAATACGATTACCAGTTCATGATCAATGAGATCGTGAGCAATATCAAGAAAGCCTGTAAGAAAGCCAAAGTGCCCATGCCCAATATCTATACAGAGTTTGGCAGCTACACGGTGGGAGAAAGCATGGCGCATATTTACAGTGTACTGGGACAAAAAATCCAGAACGACCGCGAGTGCTGGTACATGATCGATTCTTCCTTCATTACCACATTACCCGATACATGGGGTATTGGAGAGAAATTCCTGATGCTGCCCGTTAACAAATGGGATAATGAATACCAGCGTGTGGTATTGGGAGGTATTACCTGCGACAGTCATGATTATTACGATTCCGAAGAGCATATCAATGAAGTGTTCCTTCCTAAACTCACTTCACCCGAACCATCAGACGAGCAGGCCAATAAAGAACCATTGTATGTAGGGTTCTTCCATACAGGCGCTTACCAGGATCAGATCAGTGGGTATGGCGGAATCAAGCACTGTCTTATTCCTTCGCCCAAACACGTGATCGTGGAATACGATAAGAATGGAAAATTGATCGACTGGCTCTATGCCAAGGAACAGAGTGCCCAGAGTATGTTGAAAATACTGGGTTACCTGAGATAA
- the rpmI gene encoding 50S ribosomal protein L35 — translation MPKVKTNSSAKKRFKVTGSGEITFQKAFKRHILTKKSKKRKRALRKKGVVGDTNKDFVLRLLRLKG, via the coding sequence ATGCCAAAGGTAAAAACAAACTCCAGCGCCAAGAAGCGCTTCAAGGTGACCGGCAGCGGTGAGATCACCTTCCAGAAAGCATTCAAACGTCACATCCTTACCAAAAAATCTAAAAAGCGTAAAAGAGCCCTGCGCAAAAAAGGCGTTGTTGGAGATACCAACAAAGACTTCGTTTTACGTTTGTTGCGTTTGAAAGGTTAA
- a CDS encoding murein L,D-transpeptidase family protein — MKMKVLVLALCGSMMVLGLSAQSSFMENQRGYPRVINAIREKEDTLKKQFQAAHLTWPARQIYMRSFKYDSQLEVWVRNNSHEPFKLFKTYKICALSGSLGPKRIEGDYQVPEGFYYINQFNPKSVYHMSLGLNYPNMSDQLLSDSARPGSGIYIHGSCITVGCIPVQNSQIEELYLLASYARNLGQDFIPVHIFPVRFNVEKSREYLQKISKEDKEYQSFTTHLKDVFDYFETHKKIPLISVNRKGEYEML; from the coding sequence ATGAAAATGAAAGTCCTGGTTCTTGCTTTGTGCGGCAGTATGATGGTGTTAGGTCTCTCAGCCCAGTCTTCGTTCATGGAAAATCAACGTGGTTATCCCCGTGTGATAAACGCCATCAGGGAAAAAGAAGATACACTGAAAAAACAATTCCAGGCAGCCCATCTTACCTGGCCTGCGAGACAGATTTACATGCGCAGTTTTAAGTATGATAGTCAGCTCGAAGTGTGGGTGCGTAACAATTCACACGAACCTTTCAAATTATTCAAGACGTATAAGATCTGCGCTTTGTCGGGCTCTTTGGGACCGAAGCGGATAGAAGGCGATTACCAGGTGCCTGAAGGGTTTTATTATATCAACCAGTTCAATCCCAAGAGTGTTTACCACATGTCGCTGGGACTGAATTACCCAAATATGTCAGACCAGTTGTTGAGTGATTCCGCCAGACCGGGCAGTGGCATTTATATACATGGCAGTTGTATTACGGTAGGTTGTATTCCTGTTCAGAACAGCCAGATAGAAGAGTTGTATCTGCTGGCATCTTATGCGCGTAACCTGGGACAGGATTTCATTCCGGTACATATTTTTCCCGTTCGTTTCAACGTGGAAAAGAGCAGGGAATATTTGCAAAAGATATCCAAAGAAGATAAAGAATACCAGTCTTTTACTACGCACCTGAAAGATGTGTTCGATTATTTCGAAACGCATAAAAAAATACCGCTCATTTCTGTGAACAGGAAGGGTGAATATGAAATGCTTTGA
- the thrS gene encoding threonine--tRNA ligase, whose protein sequence is MINISFPDGAVREYEAGVSALDIAKSISEGLARKVLAASVNGQVWDATRPIYQDASLKLLTWDDADGKNTFWHSSAHLLAEAVEALYPGVKFWVGPALDKGFYYDMDLGGRQMGEEDLAKLEQKMNELAKKGSQYIRKEISKKDAIQYFTEKGDEYKLDLLQGLEDGNITFYTQGDFTDLCRGPHIPNTGFIKAIKLTNVSGAYWKGDEKNKMLTRVYGISFPNQKELDEYLQMLEEAKKRDHRKLGKELSIYTMNDDIGQGLILWMPNGTVIIEELEKLAKETESEAGYKRVVTPHIAKENLYLTSGHLPYYADSMYPPMELEGERYYLKAMNCPHHHKIFDAEPKSYRDLPYRIAEYGTCYRYEQSGELFGLMRVRCLHMNDAHIYCSKEQFKQEFQAVNDMYLKYFKIFGIEKYVMRLSLHDPAKLGEKYVNEPELWKETEEMVRKVLIETGVPYVEVKGEGAFYGPKIDVQIWSAIGREFTLATNQVDFAQPRRFKLSFTNTNNEPEIPLVIHRAPLGTHERFIGFLLEHYAGKFPVWLAPLQVKLLPISDKFMDYAVSVKNQLGKAGVRVEIDDRNEKIGKKIRDTELMKVPYMLVVGEKEANEQKLSVRRQGKGDMGVFDVQAFIDLVSIEIRERKSGE, encoded by the coding sequence ATGATAAATATCAGTTTTCCGGATGGCGCTGTACGGGAGTATGAGGCAGGGGTTTCGGCATTGGATATCGCCAAATCGATCAGTGAAGGACTGGCCAGGAAAGTGCTGGCTGCGAGTGTGAACGGACAGGTGTGGGATGCTACGCGACCCATTTACCAGGATGCGTCGTTGAAATTACTGACCTGGGACGATGCCGACGGAAAAAATACATTCTGGCATTCTTCTGCTCACCTCCTGGCTGAAGCAGTGGAAGCTTTGTACCCCGGCGTAAAATTCTGGGTAGGCCCGGCGCTGGATAAGGGATTCTATTATGATATGGACCTGGGTGGCAGGCAAATGGGCGAAGAGGACCTGGCAAAGCTGGAACAGAAAATGAATGAGCTGGCCAAGAAGGGCAGCCAGTATATCCGCAAAGAGATCAGCAAGAAAGACGCCATTCAATATTTTACAGAGAAGGGCGATGAATACAAACTCGACCTCCTGCAAGGATTGGAAGATGGAAATATCACTTTCTATACACAGGGCGATTTTACCGATCTCTGTCGCGGGCCGCATATACCCAACACGGGTTTCATCAAAGCAATAAAGCTTACCAATGTATCCGGCGCTTACTGGAAGGGTGATGAAAAGAACAAGATGCTTACCCGTGTGTATGGTATCAGTTTCCCTAACCAGAAAGAGCTCGACGAATACCTGCAGATGCTGGAAGAAGCGAAGAAAAGAGATCACCGGAAGCTGGGTAAAGAGCTGAGCATTTATACGATGAACGATGATATCGGCCAGGGGCTGATCCTTTGGATGCCCAATGGTACCGTGATTATTGAAGAGTTGGAGAAACTGGCGAAGGAAACAGAATCGGAAGCCGGCTATAAGCGTGTGGTAACACCGCATATTGCCAAAGAGAATTTGTACCTCACCAGCGGACACCTGCCTTATTATGCAGATAGCATGTATCCGCCCATGGAACTGGAAGGAGAGCGCTATTATCTCAAGGCGATGAACTGTCCGCATCACCACAAAATATTCGATGCCGAACCCAAAAGCTACCGCGATCTTCCGTATCGTATAGCTGAATATGGAACCTGTTACCGTTATGAGCAAAGTGGTGAATTGTTCGGACTGATGCGCGTGCGTTGTCTGCACATGAACGATGCACATATCTATTGTTCCAAGGAGCAGTTCAAGCAGGAGTTCCAGGCGGTGAATGATATGTACCTGAAGTATTTCAAAATATTCGGTATTGAGAAATATGTGATGCGGCTTTCGCTGCACGACCCCGCGAAGCTGGGAGAGAAATATGTGAACGAGCCGGAGCTGTGGAAAGAAACCGAAGAAATGGTTCGTAAGGTATTGATCGAAACGGGTGTTCCTTATGTAGAGGTAAAGGGTGAGGGTGCTTTCTACGGACCTAAGATCGATGTACAGATATGGAGCGCTATTGGAAGAGAGTTTACCCTGGCTACCAACCAGGTGGATTTCGCACAACCACGCCGTTTTAAATTATCGTTCACCAATACGAACAACGAGCCCGAAATTCCCCTGGTCATTCACCGGGCGCCGTTGGGAACCCATGAGCGTTTCATTGGCTTCCTGCTGGAACATTATGCAGGCAAATTCCCTGTATGGCTGGCGCCGTTGCAGGTGAAGCTCCTGCCTATCAGCGATAAGTTCATGGACTATGCGGTTTCAGTTAAAAATCAATTGGGAAAAGCAGGCGTAAGGGTAGAGATCGATGACAGGAATGAAAAGATAGGTAAGAAGATACGCGATACAGAACTGATGAAAGTGCCGTATATGCTGGTAGTAGGGGAGAAAGAAGCCAATGAACAGAAATTGTCGGTGCGCAGACAGGGTAAGGGCGATATGGGCGTTTTTGATGTGCAGGCCTTTATAGACCTGGTATCAATAGAAATTCGGGAACGTAAATCGGGCGAGTAG
- a CDS encoding response regulator transcription factor — translation MKPRILLVEDETDLGNVVKQYLEVMDFHVDWCKNGSEAYSLFRTATDNHDLLLIDVGLPGMDGFELAELVTHTRKDVPFLFLTARNEKSDRLHGLKIGADDYIVKPFDIEEMVLRIRNILKRKYPGNTTPPHAVIAIGNTRFHKDQMKLIVGNEKEIILTERESELLDYLFKNADRIIKREEILTQLWGENDYFLGRSLDVFISRLRKYLGSSDLVSITNIYGVGFVFNTMPPKG, via the coding sequence ATGAAGCCGAGGATATTATTAGTGGAAGATGAAACCGATCTGGGCAATGTGGTGAAGCAGTACCTGGAAGTAATGGACTTTCATGTTGATTGGTGTAAGAACGGCAGCGAAGCCTATTCCTTATTCAGGACAGCAACCGATAACCATGACTTGTTGCTGATTGATGTGGGCTTACCTGGTATGGATGGATTTGAACTGGCAGAGTTGGTTACCCATACAAGAAAAGACGTGCCCTTTCTTTTTTTAACGGCGAGGAACGAGAAATCAGACCGGCTGCACGGACTCAAGATCGGCGCCGATGATTACATCGTAAAGCCATTTGATATTGAAGAAATGGTGTTACGGATCAGGAATATCCTGAAACGAAAATATCCGGGAAATACAACACCGCCTCATGCTGTTATTGCTATTGGGAATACCCGGTTTCACAAAGACCAGATGAAACTAATAGTGGGAAATGAAAAAGAGATCATCCTCACCGAACGTGAATCGGAATTGCTGGATTATTTATTTAAAAACGCCGACCGTATCATCAAGCGTGAAGAAATATTGACCCAACTCTGGGGCGAGAACGATTATTTCCTGGGCAGGAGCCTGGATGTATTTATTTCCAGGTTGAGAAAATACCTGGGGTCCAGCGACCTGGTGAGCATTACCAATATATACGGTGTAGGCTTTGTATTCAATACCATGCCGCCAAAAGGGTAA
- the hppD gene encoding 4-hydroxyphenylpyruvate dioxygenase — MSTVTERATVRNGQADFLPLQGTDYVEFYVGNAKQAAHFYKTAFGFQSLAYAGPETGVKDRASYAVRQNKLTFVFTTPLRTNNPMADHVYKHGDGVKALALRVENATDAWEQTTQRGGRSFLEPVKLTDAYGELVMSGIHTYGDTIHLFIERKNYQGVFMPGYRQWESHYNPAETGLQYVDHCVGNVGWNQMNPWVKFYEEVMGFSNILSFDDKDISTEYSALMSKVMSNGNGFVKFPINEPAEGKKKSQVEEYLDFYNGEGCQHVALATNDIVKTVTDLQNRGVEFLHVPTSYYDDLLERVGHIDEDLAPLKELGILVDRDNEGYLLQIFTKPVEDRPTLFFEIIQRKGAKSFGKGNFKALFEAIEREQGMRGNL; from the coding sequence ATGTCAACAGTTACAGAACGCGCAACCGTGCGTAACGGGCAAGCGGATTTTCTGCCATTGCAGGGAACCGATTATGTAGAATTTTATGTGGGCAATGCCAAACAGGCAGCCCATTTTTATAAGACCGCTTTCGGGTTTCAAAGCCTTGCCTATGCAGGCCCCGAAACGGGTGTGAAAGACCGCGCCAGTTATGCTGTGCGGCAGAACAAACTCACTTTTGTTTTTACAACACCTCTCCGGACCAACAACCCCATGGCCGATCATGTATATAAACATGGCGATGGGGTGAAAGCGCTGGCGCTGCGCGTAGAAAATGCTACCGACGCGTGGGAACAGACCACGCAGCGTGGCGGCAGGTCATTTCTCGAACCTGTTAAGCTTACGGATGCTTATGGGGAGCTGGTGATGAGCGGCATCCACACTTATGGAGATACCATTCATCTTTTCATCGAAAGAAAAAATTACCAGGGCGTTTTTATGCCGGGCTACCGACAGTGGGAAAGCCACTATAATCCTGCGGAAACAGGATTGCAGTATGTTGATCATTGTGTAGGCAATGTAGGTTGGAATCAGATGAACCCCTGGGTGAAATTTTATGAAGAGGTGATGGGCTTCAGCAATATTCTTTCGTTCGACGATAAAGATATTTCAACAGAATATTCTGCGCTCATGAGCAAAGTGATGAGTAATGGTAACGGTTTTGTGAAGTTCCCCATCAACGAACCGGCAGAAGGCAAAAAGAAATCGCAGGTAGAAGAATACCTCGATTTTTATAATGGAGAAGGATGCCAGCACGTAGCCCTGGCTACAAACGATATTGTGAAAACGGTCACCGACTTGCAGAACCGGGGTGTGGAATTCCTGCATGTGCCCACGAGTTATTATGATGATCTGCTGGAAAGGGTAGGGCATATCGATGAAGACCTGGCGCCGCTCAAAGAACTGGGCATACTTGTTGATCGGGATAATGAAGGATATCTCTTGCAGATATTCACCAAACCGGTGGAAGACAGGCCTACGCTTTTCTTTGAGATCATCCAGCGCAAGGGTGCGAAGAGCTTTGGCAAGGGTAATTTTAAAGCCCTTTTCGAAGCTATTGAAAGAGAACAGGGTATGCGGGGTAACTTATAA
- the rplT gene encoding 50S ribosomal protein L20, with the protein MPRSVNAVASRARRKRVLKQAKGFYGKRKNVYTVAKNIVEKGMTYSYVGRKLKKREYRQLWIARINAAVRAEGLTYSQFINKLSTKGIELNRKVLADLAMNEPASFKTLVDSVK; encoded by the coding sequence ATGCCACGTTCCGTAAATGCAGTAGCATCAAGAGCAAGGAGGAAAAGAGTCCTCAAACAGGCCAAGGGCTTCTATGGTAAGCGCAAAAATGTGTATACCGTAGCCAAGAATATTGTAGAAAAAGGTATGACCTACAGTTATGTAGGCCGTAAATTGAAAAAGCGCGAATACCGCCAGTTGTGGATCGCGCGTATCAATGCAGCCGTTAGGGCGGAAGGACTGACCTACAGCCAGTTTATCAACAAACTCAGCACCAAAGGTATTGAGTTGAACCGCAAAGTATTGGCCGACCTGGCCATGAATGAGCCTGCCAGCTTCAAAACCCTGGTTGACTCTGTAAAATAA
- a CDS encoding ABC-F family ATP-binding cassette domain-containing protein, with translation MLIGFQNLTFEFGARIIVEDATWHIQPGDRIGLIGYNGTGKSTLLKLLVGEYTPSKGNVEKGKDTTIGYLHQDLLSFDTNDSITEVALGAFERVRQLEKEIETLGHELEKDPENETLLLKYTDSLHEMDVLDGYNIHHKAEEVLHGLGFGNEDLVRPYKEFSGGWRMRVLLAKMILQQPDVLLLDEPTNHLDLPSIEWLEKYLLHYQGSVVIVSHDKIFLNRMVNKIVELYQRQLHIYSGDYDFYEQEKTIRIEMQQKAFENQQDYIRQQERFIERFKAKASKAAQAQSVQKRLDKLEKIEDVQLERPDLRINFQLEKVPGKILVTLKDVSKSFGKLNIVSHTGAEIDRGDKIALIGANGKGKSTVLRMIAGTEPFTGERVWGHNVEESFYAQHQLEALTLGNNILEELQQCGSQKTDMELRSLLGAFLFGGDDVEKKIKVLSGGEKARVALAKTIVSKANFLILDEPTNHLDMHSVELLAEALNKYEGSYILVSHDRYFISKTANKIWEIVDHEIKEFKGGYDEWVAWNERMAKKKQEQEPPKAVEQPVVIAQTPAKPSPDREQQKELQKQQRKLSNLESALNKAKEDKQKLEEALGNPANYTDHQKFLALETEYKKTTAHFESLNKEYEALFEKLLDMEA, from the coding sequence ATGCTGATAGGCTTTCAGAACCTCACTTTCGAATTTGGAGCACGTATAATTGTAGAAGATGCCACCTGGCATATACAGCCGGGCGACCGCATTGGCCTGATCGGCTATAATGGCACGGGTAAATCTACCCTGCTCAAATTATTAGTGGGAGAATATACTCCTTCAAAAGGCAATGTAGAAAAAGGAAAAGATACCACCATCGGATACCTGCACCAGGACCTGTTGAGTTTCGATACCAACGATTCCATCACAGAAGTGGCCCTGGGCGCTTTTGAAAGAGTAAGGCAACTCGAAAAAGAGATCGAGACATTGGGACATGAACTGGAAAAAGATCCGGAGAATGAAACACTATTATTGAAATATACCGATAGCCTGCACGAGATGGACGTGTTGGATGGATATAATATTCATCATAAAGCAGAAGAAGTACTGCACGGATTGGGATTCGGCAATGAAGACCTGGTAAGGCCTTACAAGGAATTCAGCGGAGGATGGCGTATGCGCGTACTGCTGGCCAAGATGATCCTGCAGCAGCCCGATGTGCTCTTACTCGATGAACCTACCAACCACCTCGACCTCCCTTCTATCGAATGGCTGGAGAAATATTTGCTGCATTATCAGGGCAGCGTGGTGATCGTGAGCCACGATAAAATTTTCCTCAACCGGATGGTGAACAAAATCGTGGAGCTCTACCAGCGCCAACTGCATATTTATAGCGGCGATTATGATTTCTATGAGCAGGAGAAAACCATCCGCATAGAAATGCAGCAAAAGGCATTTGAAAACCAGCAGGACTATATCAGGCAGCAGGAACGATTCATTGAACGATTCAAGGCAAAAGCCAGTAAGGCCGCGCAGGCACAGAGTGTGCAAAAGCGACTGGACAAACTGGAAAAAATTGAGGACGTTCAATTGGAACGTCCCGATCTGCGCATCAATTTCCAGTTGGAGAAAGTGCCTGGTAAAATATTAGTCACCCTCAAAGATGTAAGTAAAAGCTTTGGCAAGCTGAACATTGTATCGCATACCGGTGCCGAAATAGACAGGGGCGATAAGATTGCCCTGATCGGCGCTAACGGAAAGGGTAAGTCTACTGTATTACGCATGATTGCAGGCACGGAACCATTTACCGGTGAACGCGTATGGGGACATAACGTGGAAGAAAGTTTTTATGCACAGCACCAACTGGAAGCCCTTACCCTCGGCAATAATATCCTCGAAGAATTACAGCAGTGTGGCAGTCAAAAAACAGATATGGAACTGCGCAGCCTGCTCGGCGCTTTTCTTTTCGGCGGCGACGATGTAGAGAAAAAAATCAAAGTATTGAGCGGTGGCGAGAAAGCGCGTGTAGCGCTCGCTAAAACCATTGTGAGCAAAGCCAATTTCCTGATCCTCGACGAACCTACCAACCACCTCGATATGCATTCTGTTGAATTGCTGGCAGAGGCTTTGAATAAATACGAAGGCAGTTACATACTGGTGAGCCACGACCGTTATTTCATTTCTAAAACCGCCAACAAGATCTGGGAGATCGTAGACCACGAGATCAAAGAATTCAAAGGCGGATACGACGAATGGGTGGCCTGGAATGAAAGGATGGCCAAGAAAAAACAAGAGCAGGAACCACCCAAAGCGGTTGAGCAGCCTGTAGTTATTGCACAAACGCCTGCCAAGCCTTCGCCCGACAGGGAACAACAAAAAGAATTACAAAAACAGCAGCGAAAACTCAGTAACCTGGAATCGGCACTGAATAAGGCCAAGGAAGACAAACAGAAACTGGAAGAAGCCCTGGGCAATCCTGCCAATTATACCGACCATCAAAAGTTCCTGGCGTTGGAAACAGAGTACAAAAAGACGACGGCGCATTTCGAATCGTTGAACAAAGAATACGAAGCTCTTTTTGAAAAATTACTGGATATGGAGGCGTAA